One region of Catenuloplanes indicus genomic DNA includes:
- a CDS encoding DEAD/DEAH box helicase, with protein sequence MSNTAVASAELLRRLHTSPSVTHVEIVPPAAGDPVEWPSWVPSALRTALATRGVTRPWRHQATAATLARNGRHVVVATGTASGKSLAYLLPALSALAEDPKATVLYLAPTKALAADQLRAVTALAPEVRPACYDGDTPSEEREWIRANSRFILTNPDMLHHSILPNHHLWSTFLRRLRYVVVDECHVYRGLFGSHVAHVLRRLRRMADRYAPVPFGPDGVDTIPPETAIPAQGTGGSKNRASNAAGVRITGTTGSAGDAGSLDYAGTAGDGGTVPGAEGAGPGAALSAWVDVRVGTRRGGGTPRGGRVARRSQAVFVLASATSGDPAAAAERLTGLPVTAVTADGSPRGGVTFALWEPPLLPPGLSGDPAELDPDDDSLAAPSVRRSALRETADLLTDAIVHGVRTLAFVRSRRGAEVVASIARRSLDEAVPGLGARVAAYRAGYLREERRTLERALLTGELLGMASTNALELGVDLVGLDAVLICGYPGTRASLWQQAGRAGRSGREALAVLVARDDPLDTYLVHHPDALFGRPVEATVLDPANPYVLGPQLCCAANEAPLTADDLALFGGAPAEATVAALVRSGSLRRRPTGYFWTHRTRPDVDLRGEGGSPVDVVESATGRLLGTVDPASSHFIVHPGAVYLHQGSSFVVEELHLDDAVALVRAEEPDWTTHPRDVTSLAVTSVRERFDAGPIGLFLGEVDVHGQVVSYQRRRIGSGEVIDTRPLDLPVRELHTVAVWFTITPEALDAAGVEPADVPGALHAAEHAAIGLLPLVATCDRWDIGGISTAVHPDTGLPTVFVYDGHPGGAGFAERAHAVAADWLRATREAIHSCACEIGCPACVQSPKCGNGNNPLAKDAAVRVLDAVLAALPTTAD encoded by the coding sequence GTGAGCAACACCGCGGTCGCCTCCGCCGAACTGCTGCGGCGCCTGCACACCTCCCCCTCCGTGACACACGTGGAGATCGTGCCGCCCGCCGCCGGTGACCCCGTCGAATGGCCTTCCTGGGTACCGTCCGCCCTGCGCACCGCACTGGCCACCCGCGGCGTCACACGCCCATGGCGGCATCAGGCCACGGCCGCGACGCTCGCCCGGAACGGCCGGCATGTGGTGGTCGCCACGGGAACCGCGTCGGGCAAGTCACTGGCCTATCTACTGCCCGCGCTGTCCGCGCTCGCCGAGGACCCGAAGGCCACCGTGCTCTACCTGGCCCCGACGAAGGCGCTGGCCGCCGACCAGCTGCGCGCGGTGACCGCGCTGGCTCCGGAGGTGCGGCCGGCGTGCTACGACGGGGACACGCCGTCGGAGGAACGGGAGTGGATCCGCGCGAACTCGCGGTTCATCCTGACGAACCCGGACATGCTGCACCACAGCATCCTGCCGAACCATCATCTGTGGTCCACGTTCCTGCGCCGGCTGCGGTACGTGGTCGTCGACGAATGCCACGTTTACCGCGGGTTGTTCGGGTCACATGTGGCCCACGTGCTGCGCCGGCTACGCCGGATGGCCGACCGGTATGCACCGGTGCCGTTCGGGCCGGACGGCGTGGACACAATTCCGCCGGAAACAGCCATCCCGGCGCAAGGCACCGGTGGTAGCAAGAACCGTGCGTCGAACGCGGCCGGCGTTCGGATAACGGGCACCACGGGGTCAGCCGGCGATGCCGGATCGCTGGACTACGCCGGCACAGCGGGCGACGGCGGCACGGTGCCGGGAGCCGAAGGCGCCGGGCCGGGGGCGGCGCTGTCGGCGTGGGTGGATGTGCGCGTCGGGACGCGGCGAGGCGGCGGCACGCCGAGGGGCGGGCGGGTGGCGCGGCGCAGCCAGGCCGTGTTCGTGCTGGCGTCGGCGACGTCCGGGGACCCGGCCGCGGCAGCGGAACGGCTGACCGGGCTGCCGGTGACCGCGGTGACCGCAGACGGGTCGCCTCGCGGCGGTGTCACATTCGCGCTGTGGGAACCGCCGCTGCTGCCGCCCGGCCTGTCCGGCGACCCCGCGGAACTGGACCCGGACGACGACTCGCTCGCCGCGCCGTCCGTCCGGCGGTCCGCGCTGCGCGAGACCGCGGACCTGCTCACCGACGCAATCGTGCACGGCGTGCGGACGCTGGCGTTCGTCCGTTCCCGGCGCGGCGCCGAGGTGGTCGCGTCCATCGCGCGCCGATCGCTCGACGAGGCCGTGCCCGGCCTCGGCGCGCGGGTCGCCGCCTACCGCGCCGGGTACCTGCGCGAGGAACGGCGCACGCTGGAACGAGCGCTGCTCACCGGCGAACTGCTCGGCATGGCCTCTACTAACGCGCTGGAGCTCGGCGTCGACCTGGTCGGCCTGGACGCCGTGCTGATCTGCGGCTACCCCGGCACGCGTGCGTCGCTGTGGCAGCAGGCCGGCCGCGCGGGCCGCTCCGGCCGGGAGGCGCTGGCCGTGCTGGTCGCCCGGGACGACCCGCTGGACACCTATCTCGTGCATCACCCGGACGCGCTGTTCGGTCGCCCGGTGGAGGCGACGGTGCTGGACCCGGCCAACCCGTACGTGCTCGGCCCGCAACTCTGCTGCGCCGCGAACGAGGCCCCGCTCACCGCCGACGACCTGGCGCTCTTCGGCGGCGCACCGGCCGAGGCGACCGTGGCCGCGCTGGTCCGGTCCGGCTCGCTGCGGCGGCGTCCGACCGGCTACTTCTGGACCCACCGCACCCGTCCCGATGTGGACCTGCGCGGCGAGGGCGGCTCGCCGGTCGACGTCGTCGAGTCCGCCACCGGCCGCCTGCTCGGCACCGTGGACCCCGCGTCGTCGCACTTCATCGTGCATCCCGGCGCCGTCTACCTGCACCAGGGCAGTTCGTTCGTGGTCGAGGAACTGCACCTCGACGACGCGGTCGCGCTGGTCCGCGCGGAAGAGCCGGACTGGACCACTCACCCCCGCGACGTCACGTCGCTGGCCGTGACGTCCGTCCGCGAACGGTTCGACGCCGGCCCGATCGGCCTCTTCCTCGGCGAGGTCGACGTCCACGGTCAGGTCGTTTCCTACCAGCGTCGCCGGATCGGCTCCGGCGAGGTCATCGACACCCGGCCGCTCGACCTGCCCGTTCGCGAGCTGCACACGGTCGCGGTCTGGTTCACCATCACCCCCGAGGCGCTGGACGCCGCGGGGGTCGAGCCCGCCGACGTCCCCGGCGCCCTGCACGCCGCCGAACATGCCGCCATCGGCCTCCTTCCGCTCGTGGCCACCTGCGACCGTTGGGACATCGGCGGCATCTCCACCGCCGTGCATCCGGACACCGGTCTGCCGACCGTGTTCGTCTACGACGGCCATCCCGGCGGTGCCGGCTTCGCCGAACGCGCGCACGCGGTGGCCGCCGACTGGCTCCGCGCCACCCGCGAGGCCATCCACTCCTGCGCCTGCGAGATCGGTTGCCCCGCCTGTGTCCAGTCGCCGAAGTGCGGAAACGGCAACAACCCACTGGCCAAGGACGCCGCCGTACGGGTCCTGGACGCCGTCTTGGCCGCGCTGCCCACCACTGCCGATTGA